One part of the Lotus japonicus ecotype B-129 chromosome 2, LjGifu_v1.2 genome encodes these proteins:
- the LOC130737356 gene encoding sec14 cytosolic factor has product MDEGTDFALAQLRKSVEKLGSSAEGYGDPTLMRFLIARCMDPDKAAKMFVQWRKWREAMVPDGYIPSSEVQDELETRKIFLQGLSQEKYPVMIVQAKRHFPSKDQPQFKKFVVYLLDKTIASAFKGREIGNEKLIGILDLQNLSYKNIDARGLITGFQFLQAYYPERLAKCYILHMPWFFVSVWRVVSRFLERATLEKIVIVTNEDERSKFISEVGEEVLPEEYGGNAKLVAIQDVDLTPLENGTTN; this is encoded by the exons ATGGATGAAGGAACAGATTTTGCACTTGCCCAGTTGAGAAAGTCTGTTGAGAAGCTTGGTTCTTCTGCAGAG GGTTATGGGGACCCTACACTGATGAGGTTCTTGATTGCTCGATGTATGGATCCTGATAAAGCAGCTAAGATGTTTGTTCAATGGCGCAAATGGAGGGAAGCTATGGTGCCTGATGGTTACATTCCAAGTTCTGAAGTTCAAGATGAATTGGAAACTAGAAAGATCTTTTTGCAGGGCTTGTCTCAGGAGAAATACCCTGTTATGATTGTCCAAGCAAAGAGGCATTTTCCTTCCAAGGATCAGCCACAATTCAAGA AATTCGTTGTATATCTACTGGACAAGACAATTGCGAG TGCTTTCAAAGGAAGGGAGATAGGAAACGAAAAGTTGATTGGGATTCTTGATCTGCAGAATCTTTCGTATAAAAACATTGATGCACGTGGGTTAATAACTGGATTTCAATTTTTACAG GCTTACTACCCGGAACGATTAGCAAAATGCTATATTTTGCATATGCCATGGTTTTTTGTGAGTGTTTGGAGAGTAGTTTCTCGCTTCCTAGAGAGGGCAACCCTTGAGAAG ATTGTAATTGTAACCAATGAGGATGAGAGAAGCAAGTTTATAAGTGAGGTTGGTGAAGAGGTTCTCCCAGAAGAGTATGGTGGAAATGCAAAGCTTGTAGCTATACAAGATGTTGATTTGACACCACTAGAAAATGGAACAACAAATTAA